The proteins below come from a single Oxyura jamaicensis isolate SHBP4307 breed ruddy duck chromosome 1, BPBGC_Ojam_1.0, whole genome shotgun sequence genomic window:
- the NFYB gene encoding nuclear transcription factor Y subunit beta encodes MDGDSSTTDASQLGIAGDYIGGSHYVIQPHDDTEDSMNDHEDTNGSKESFREQDIYLPIANVARIMKNAIPQTGKIAKDAKECVQECVSEFISFITSEASERCHQEKRKTINGEDILFAMSTLGFDSYVEPLKLYLQKFREAMKGEKGIGGTVTTGDGLSEELTEEAFTNQLPAGLITTDGQQQNVMVYTTSYQQISGVQQIQFS; translated from the exons ATGGACGGTGATAGCTCCACGACGGATGCTTCTCAGTTAGGAATTGCTGGAGATTACATTGGTGGCAGTCACTATGTGATACAGCCTCACGATG ACACAGAGGACAGCATGAATGATCATGAAGATACAAATGGGTCAAAAGAGAGTTTTAGAGAACAAGATATCTATCTTCCAATTGCAAATGTTGCAAGGATAATGAAAAACGCTATACCCCAAACAGGAAAG aTTGCTAAGGATGCAAAAGAATGTGTGCAAGAGTGTGTAAGTGAATTCATCAGCTTTATAACGTCAGAAGCAAGTGAAAGGTGTCaccaagagaaaagaaagaccaTTAATGGAGAAGATATTCTCTTTGCCATGTCTACCTTGGGATTTGATAGCTATGTTGAACCTTTGAAGTTATACCTCCAAAAATTCAGAGAG gcaatgaaaggagaaaagggaattgGGGGAACAGTTACAACTGGAGATGGTCTAAGTGAGGAGCTCACAGAGGAAGCATTTA ctaaTCAGTTGCCAGCAGGCTTAATAACTACAGACGGCCAACAGCAGAATGTTATGGTCTATACAACATCATACCAACAG atcTCCGGTGTTCAACAAATTCAGTTCTCATGA